The Amaranthus tricolor cultivar Red isolate AtriRed21 chromosome 2, ASM2621246v1, whole genome shotgun sequence genome contains the following window.
TAGATAACATCAGAGATGCAATACCTTTCCCTCGAGCACCAGGCTCTGCCGAATTTTGATTTTCAACATTCAGGGAGCTGGAATTTTCAAAATGCAGATGCAAATTAATATCAACTTGGCGATTTTCTGCTTACCGAAAATTCCTTTactttttttacgctttttttttctcaaattatatGCTTTAATGTGGAAAGTAAACTTGTACTCGCCATAGAGAAATGTAGCCCCATTGTGATTCAGATCGTCCTCTTCACCTTTTAGTTCCATTTGAGTTTTTGTTGTTGGTATCATTTTTGAGACCaataattttttacaaattgGATTGGTGCAAATTGTAAAGAGATTTAAAAAGTTATAGAGATTTAAAAACCCTTTTCTTCTTCCCTCGTCTTGCATTccatttttatgattattcCTTGTCTATAATCTCTTCATCTTCTTACTCATTGCCGCTTAGGCACTCACCTAAGCCTGGAAACACAATCGAAGGTTGATTAAAACTGCCATCAACGTGATTGAAAATCCATAATTTTTCATCCCAAaaccaaattaataaaaagctTAACCCTAATATTTCATCCCAAAAAccaaaactaaaaatttaaaaaggaaCTAAATTTGAAAAACcctaaaagagaaaaaaaagattGTTATTCGAAACCTTCATCAATAATCGACTGAAATTTGAAAGATGTTGGAGTTTTGAAAGCTGTTGGTGAAGCAACACTGCAGTTTGTAAGATTAGAGATTGGAGATGTTCATCCATTGAGGCAAATGTATTGTTCATCATGAACAGTATTAGCCTTTGCAAACATTATATAGAGGATAGAAATAGATAAGAGTAGATTTTAGTGGGACTTTAGTTGTCTATCGAAATAGATTTTATGAAAACCTAaaataatttgttatatatactATTCTGtcctattaattttttctttttaattattttttacaagagttttttttatcaaacggGACAAAAATAAAGGAACAGACGAAGCATATAATTATTCGTGTTGAATTTTAAACAATAAATCAATATTTGCCTCACCTTTAAAAACCCAACTAAATGGGTCAAAAGGCCAAATTCCTTGTTGACTTAGGATTTGGGCCAGCAAATATTggaagtttgaactaattaagTAAATGGAAAGATTGAAATGAATAAgcaattataaaaagaaaaaaaaaattaaaaaatgtgcCTCaggaaaacttaattttaaaaataagcgtctttatgTTTGAGCCTAAGGTCAGATatattcgttgttactaacaacgaacaaaaaaaCTGGTAAAAAGAGTCAAAattctttgtttgttgttactaataACGAACAAAAGAGAGACAATGTTATAACGTTGGAAgagacaaaaaaattgaaatcgtgtttttatttttttttcccttccAGTGCTATGAGCCTATGACATTCTTTTTCTTGTGTtctctgttactaacagcaaacaaagcTCTATGGTAAAAGAAAAGGTcaagttttttatttgttattaccAACTgcgaataaaaaaaaacctagtTTAACAGAGTAAAACCTTTGTTTGCTTTTACACAGCGAGCAAAgtctttgacttttattgaccttgttttttgttcgctgttagtaacaacgaacaaaaacaaaatacatttttgaaaatttcgtgcttattttaggaattaagttttcaatgtctattaagaaattttattgattttcatgattttcttacaataatcgtacttattgattaactatgaataatctcaacattagggggtatttgcctatagtaaacttgggtaactcGGAGTCCTACTATAATagataattcaccaaaaaagtaaactgaaaattaatataaaattaaagaaaaattttgaaaatttacataaaaaattatgaataataaaaaataactaccCTTGTGAAAGATCGTgatctcaaaataagaagcccacattcttatttttcactttattttgtattaattgggctatttagccaATATATCTAATACGTCTCTCGGAAAAACCGTCTCTCATAataatttgtgataaaaaatcataattttttgtatattttttaaatatttttttcgacattttattttaatttatcttctttttaggaaataaaacttgctataataAGTCATTTCGTTACCgaatttactcaaaaatatAACCTCAAAGTTAGAATTATTTATTGTTATCGTACAAAAATCAttgaaaaatttgaattattttaaataattttttatatataattttgctTATTTAGTTAACTTTTCGCAAACTGTCAGGCTGATGAGCAGCTTTCAAGTGGAAATAATTGGTGCCATTTCAGCCATTGTTGCAAAACCTAGAGAATGAAAAAAGCCCTAATCCTTCTCCAACCTTTCCTCCCCATTTCTCAAGTATTAAGATCCTTCGTCTTCATTAATGGCGTTTCTCGccattttctctcttctccATTCTCCAATCCTTCAATCCATGTACAACACCCTCAATCAAACCCTGAACGGTGTGTTTCCtccattacttcattacttCCTCCACCTGAATGGATTGAACCTTTCACTGACATTTCTGATGTCATTACACATCCAAACCCGAATAATCTTCAACCTTCCATTTGGGTTTCTCGGATTCTCCAACTTCTAGATGGTTCACCTTCAATGGAGGTCAATTTAACTGATTATTGCAGCAATTTTTTGATTAGACTATCACCAAATTTTGTTGCTTATATGTTGAATTCAACCAATATTAAAACAAACCCAGATATTGCTTATCGATTCTTTAATTGGGCCGGTAAGCAAAAGAAATATAATCATAAAGTTGAATGTTATGTTTCTTTGATTCATATTTTGAGTGTTTGCAATGATGTTGATAAAATTAGGGTTGtgtttgaaaaatttaaattggGTTGTTTGCAAGTTGTTATGACTGTGAATTCATGTAATTCTTTGATTAAGAGTTTTGGAAATTTAGGAATGGTTGAGGAATTATTGTGGGTTTGGAGATTAATGAAGGATAATGGCATTGAACCTAGTTTATATACTTATAATTTTCTCATGAATGGGCTTGTGAATTGTATATTTATTGAGTCAGCTGAGCAGGTTTTTGAGGTAATGCAAAATGGGAAAACTCGGCCTGATGTCGTTACATATAATATTTTGATTAAAGGGTATTGTAAAGTTGGGAAGATAGGCAAGGCAATGGAGAAATTGAAAGAGATGGAGGTGAGAAATGTAGAGCCTGATAAGATTACTTATATTACTTTGATCCAAATTTGTTATGCCGAGAATGATTCCGAAGCTTGTTTGTCTCTTTACCATGAGATGGTCGAGAAGGGATTGGAAATCCCACCTCACGCGTATACCTTGGTGATTTGTGGGCTTTGTAAGGATGGCAAGTATGTAGAAGGAAATGTGGTTTTTGAGGACATGAACCGGAGGGGATGCAAGGCCAACATTGCAATATACACTGCATTGATTGATCGGTATGTTAAGAGTGGCAATGTAGATGATGCAATCAATTTTTTGGAGAAAATGAAGAAAGAGGGTTTAAATCCTGATGAGGTTACTTATGGTGCTATTATCAATGGGCTATGCAAGAATGGTCGATTGGAAGAAGCCATGGAATACTTTATGTTATGCAAAGATAATGGGATTAGTGTTAATGCTACAATATATTGTGCTGTTATTGATGGCCTAGGCAAGGGTGGGAAAGTTAAAGAGGCAGAAAGGCTTTTTGAAGAAATGGCCGAGAAGGGTTGTACACGTGATTCTTATTGCTATAATGTGATGATTGATTCGCTTGCTAAATGCGGCAAAATTGATGAAGCTTTAGTGCTTTTCAATCAGATGGATTCTGAGGGTTGTGAGCAAACAGTTTATACATACACCATACTTATGGATGCATtgtttaaaatccataaaaacgaagAGGCTTTGAAGTTGTGGAATACAATGATTGATAAGGGCGTTGCTCCTACAGCAGCGTCTTTTAGAGTTCTTGCAATCGGACTTTGCCTTTCAGGTAAAGTTGGGAGGGCTTGCAAGATCTTGGATGACCTAGCGCCAATGGGTGTAATACCTGAGAATGCTTTTGAAGATATGATTAATGCATTGTGTAAAGCAGGACGCATTGAGCATGCTTGCAAATTAGCTGACGGGGTTGTGGATAGAGGCCGAGAGATACCTGGCAGAGTTCGTACTATTCTGATCAATTCCCTGAGAAAAGCAGGAAAAGCAGACTTAGCTATGAAATTGTTGCATAGTAAAATTGGTATTGGCTATGATAGAATGGGAAGCATTAAGCGGCGTGTAAAGTTCAAGACTCTCCTTGGCATTTAAATCTCGAAGGAAATCCTTTCATAGTGACTTAAGTGCAGATGTGAAACTCTTGTTATACACCCCTTTTGTTGGTCTACACTATGCACTGATGATGGGTGGGTTGGAGCTTAGTTTGAGACTTTGAGTTGatgattatcatcatcatcatcatcattattattccAAATAATGAAGGGTCAATATTTGATGATAATTGTCACGTTTTTTGTGTATAGTAAATTATTCGGCATGTACCTTGATGAAATACTACAGTTATTCCTTTGTTGCACACTTGCACTTGTACTTGCATCAAGTCTCGAGGGTAGGCCAGAGACTACGGCCTTGTTTGATAAGACTCCATGAATTAGTTGGTCGTTCTTTCCTGTTTCAGTTCGCTTCCAATCTTTTGATAATGTTTCGTTATATCTAATACATAGCTTGATCTTTATTCTATGTCAGGTATCCTTGGGAAGCCAGCATTCTTGACTGTCTCAGAGAAACTTAATGCGGAAACATATGCTACTGCGTGTTCTGATGTAAGTTTGGTGTCTTTTGAATAAGTTCTATTGTTTGGTGCTGTATCTTCTGTCCAATTGTATACGATTGTCTGTTTATGCTCGTCTTTCTACCATGGTCCATGTATATACTTTTGGCCCACCTTTTTAGACATTTAGCTGAATTTTGGGTATAACaccaaatttcttaatcttcaCACATTGAGAAAATTTTTTGTCTTGACAATACGTGGgaattaatttactattttacatcatttagggaattttttttttaaaagcacAGAAGAAGTATAAATAAACGCTAGTTAAACACTTAATAtacttgttttttctttttctccctCTAACTAATGACACTAAAACATTTCCCCACGTCTGTCACACTCTTCATTGCTTAATTCAGTGACTTGATTTCATTCTAATTCAATATTTTCAGGTTCGTCTTCTCTCGTTTtctcaatttattttctttctctttcatttCTCATTGATTTTTTTAGGGAGATTTCATGTactagcatcgaactttcatgaaacggcAGTGgcagcacttttgtaagatttttccacatggtagcgcATCCAATTTACACCTTATCTAACTGccatagcattttccgttaaattcttgtcaatttctgtttaattcacaaatttgacaTTTCTATCCTTATCAAGTGTtaattgttgtctttataatttgccctaaaccatttttatgctctcaaatgtttatttcaccattttgacgtttaatttaccgtttaattcattaacGCTCTCAAATATTTAAGGCAAAGAACCAATACTTAATAAGTGtagaaacgttaaaatggtaaaataaacGGAAAtcgacaagaatttaacggaaaatgttttggcagttagataaggcataaactggatgctaccaatctaccatgtagaaaaatctTTCAAAAGTGCTTCCAATgccgtttcatgaaagttcgaggCTACTATGTGaaatttctcttttattaattctttattattGCGCTTTAATGTTTgagttatttaaatgtttatattataattgGATGATTTAGGATGTTCATGA
Protein-coding sequences here:
- the LOC130806039 gene encoding pentatricopeptide repeat-containing protein At1g03560, mitochondrial isoform X2 yields the protein MKKALILLQPFLPISQVLRSFVFINGVSRHFLSSPFSNPSIHVQHPQSNPERCVSSITSLLPPPEWIEPFTDISDVITHPNPNNLQPSIWVSRILQLLDGSPSMEVNLTDYCSNFLIRLSPNFVAYMLNSTNIKTNPDIAYRFFNWAGKQKKYNHKVECYVSLIHILSVCNDVDKIRVVFEKFKLGCLQVVMTVNSCNSLIKSFGNLGMVEELLWVWRLMKDNGIEPSLYTYNFLMNGLVNCIFIESAEQVFEVMQNGKTRPDVVTYNILIKGYCKVGKIGKAMEKLKEMEVRNVEPDKITYITLIQICYAENDSEACLSLYHEMVEKGLEIPPHAYTLVICGLCKDGKYVEGNVVFEDMNRRGCKANIAIYTALIDRYVKSGNVDDAINFLEKMKKEGLNPDEVTYGAIINGLCKNGRLEEAMEYFMLCKDNGISVNATIYCAVIDGLGKGGKVKEAERLFEEMAEKGCTRDSYCYNVMIDSLAKCGKIDEALVLFNQMDSEGCEQTVYTYTILMDALFKIHKNEEALKLWNTMIDKGVAPTAASFRVLAIGLCLSGKVGRACKILDDLAPMGVIPENAFEDMINALCKAGRIEHACKLADGVVDRGREIPGRVRTILINSLRKAGKADLAMKLLHSKIGIGYDRMGSIKRRVSLGSQHS
- the LOC130806039 gene encoding pentatricopeptide repeat-containing protein At1g03560, mitochondrial isoform X1 — protein: MKKALILLQPFLPISQVLRSFVFINGVSRHFLSSPFSNPSIHVQHPQSNPERCVSSITSLLPPPEWIEPFTDISDVITHPNPNNLQPSIWVSRILQLLDGSPSMEVNLTDYCSNFLIRLSPNFVAYMLNSTNIKTNPDIAYRFFNWAGKQKKYNHKVECYVSLIHILSVCNDVDKIRVVFEKFKLGCLQVVMTVNSCNSLIKSFGNLGMVEELLWVWRLMKDNGIEPSLYTYNFLMNGLVNCIFIESAEQVFEVMQNGKTRPDVVTYNILIKGYCKVGKIGKAMEKLKEMEVRNVEPDKITYITLIQICYAENDSEACLSLYHEMVEKGLEIPPHAYTLVICGLCKDGKYVEGNVVFEDMNRRGCKANIAIYTALIDRYVKSGNVDDAINFLEKMKKEGLNPDEVTYGAIINGLCKNGRLEEAMEYFMLCKDNGISVNATIYCAVIDGLGKGGKVKEAERLFEEMAEKGCTRDSYCYNVMIDSLAKCGKIDEALVLFNQMDSEGCEQTVYTYTILMDALFKIHKNEEALKLWNTMIDKGVAPTAASFRVLAIGLCLSGKVGRACKILDDLAPMGVIPENAFEDMINALCKAGRIEHACKLADGVVDRGREIPGRVRTILINSLRKAGKADLAMKLLHSKIGIGYDRMGSIKRRVKFKTLLGI